The sequence GCCTCAACATTCTCTGGACTCCATTGATCTTGCAGCGCAATTTCCTTTAGTATACTGAAGACAGTTCTAACATTTAGAGTTACTGTCTGGTCACTATCAGGAGCGATTGGTATTGTTATTGATCCCTGCCACTCAAGGACGGGTTCAACACCGTTTTGCCACGGTATGTCAGTAAATGGGTAAATATTACCATCGCTACCCATAATTATTGGTACCCAATCACCATTCTTATTCTTCATCCTAGCGAAAAGCCCAACATTAGATGCTTGTGGTGGTATTATCGAACCGTCTGGATTTGTTATGACAAGCCAGGGCGCGTTTGTATACCACTTTAAGTAATCCTCATCCATTGAGTGTATACCCTGCTCCCTCATTTCAAATAGTTCATGTATTACTGACCAAATCACCATGCCATCAGTACCGGGTATCACGGGTATCCACTCATTGGCAACTTGGGCGAAGTTGCCGATTCTCTCCGGCGACATCCATATTATCTCACCACCATTGGTTATCACCTTCATAACCTCACGTCTCGTTATTGTTGGAAAATGATCCTGCGTCATACCAGCGATAATCAATAACTTCGTGTAATTGCTGTCCCAACCACCGTACTCCCACCAGGTGCCACCCATGGCATAAGAACCACCTGACGCCACGGCCGTTGCACAGAAACCACCGTGAGCTGCTTGGTTCGGTGTACCGAACATCGCAGCAAACCACGTGTTCTCGGTTGGATTGTATTGATCCCTACCTGTGAAGTATACGAACTTATATGGGCAGCACTCCCTAATTTGCTTAAGACCTAGGAACCCATATTTCCAGCCTCTTTCCTGTAAATAAGATGAATTATCTCCATTTGCAAGTATGTCTAGCAGATCATCGTATGTAATTTCCACGAAGTTACCCTCACACCTCTCGCTAGTGGGTACCCTAAGCAATGGCGACCTTAGCCTTGCTGGGCTTAGGTAGTGGAGCATAGTTGTTGCGCCTATATCACAGGTGGCACCCTGGTTCCTAGTGAATATTGAACCCGTTATGAACCTAGGTAGTTTAGTCGTTCCACTTATTACAACCTCAACATTGCATCTACCTAGGCATCCGTAGCATGTCGTGAACGCAACAACGTCGCTCGTTACCTCCTCAGGAGCCAACTTACTCTCCTTAAATATCTGACCAAAAACAAATGCTTCCCTACCCACAGTACCTAGGAATGCCACTGCTGCAGCCGTTACACCGGCGATCTTTAGGAAATCCCTTCTTGTTATTAATAGGCCCTTCTTAGTCTCCTCATGGGTAAGCTTTGTGGTGGTTTCCATGCCCATCACCCCCACCATGGACCCCATTGTGGTTGTGTGTTATAGAATGGTGTTATTGGTGTATGGAAATAGGCCGTGGCTATGACTACATACCTCAGCGTATAACCACCAACTATAACTGCAACAAATATTATTGCTATCATTACGGCCGCAGTGCGGTTTAACGGATTAACCCTCAATAGTGCTATTTCAAGTAATAATGGTATTGCTATACCTATGGAAATAACCACACCCCAAAACATCGGTGCATATGCGCCGAATAAAAGCTCGTAGAGATCCAGCCCAGCTAGGTAGTGATTCGCCATGGCCACGGCTATGAATAACGCCCAACCAAATCCTTCAAAAATCTCCGCAAGTAGGTCCAGCCAACTTAATTCATGCAGTACATGAGCTAATTCACTTGTGCCTCCATCAGCCTTCACAGGTACTGCCGTTGTTACAGACTTCTCGAAGAATCTGGTAACCAGCAGTGAAAATGCGGAGCCATAGGCAAGGCCTGATGATAGCCATAGCAGGGGCAGTACGCCATTCCACCAGTAGGACTTGCCACCAGCTGCTGCGAATAGGAATGCTGTGTATACCGTAGCCGCTATACCCGTGAGCATTATTAAGTAGTCAAGGACTATCTGCGTGGGCCTAATATACTTACCCAGCACAGCCCTCGCCAGTGATGGTATGTAGGTTATTGCCAGGTATATTATGCCCCAAATAACCATACCACTTAGGAACAACACACCCCAATCCATCCAGGACTGAGCAAGTCTACCATTTGGATAGCCAATGAAAATTATGTTACCAGCCCTATCCGGCCTTCCAAGATCTATTACGAAGAAGGCCAAGGCACCCAATATAAATATCCAACCAGCCGTCATATTTATCTTAACCATCCTACTAACCTTACCCCTAACATTATAAACAGCGGCTAGCAACATTGTCATGCTACCGAGCGCCGTTAGGAAAACCGCAGCCGCAATTCTCCAACCCCATATCAAGTGATAACCAGGCGGCATGTATGGACCCCAGCCTGTCCAGCTAACCGGCCAAGGTGATGACATCAGGTAATGCCTAGTTACGTGTTGGATATAAACGGTGCTTTCTCACTTGATATAAACAGCCGTAGTTATGCCCGTGCTTAAGAATTACTTATTTTCATATAAGTGAAAAATTTTGAGTAAATTGCCCTTGTTCATTATGGACGTGAGCACTGGGCAGTTTAAACGTAATGCGTAACCATTGATCCTGCACTTAATGGCTACCGGCCTTACGACAGGCTTTCCCGCACTCTCCTCTATTAGTAATGCGGCCTTACACCCGTCATTTAGGGTAACCACTGGTAGTAATTCAAGTAGTGCCTTGGCGATTACCCTCTCGGCTTTCCTAACGAGCTCCAGGGGTACGTTTAAGGTCTCCGCAATTACTTGGTCTAGGGACTTCGTGCCTATCCTTAGATTGTCAGGGAGCAGAACTAGGGCAGTCCTACTTAAGTTGCTGGCGCAGAAATCCTCAATCTTCCTACCCAGCCTAATCAATCCCTTAATTAACAATGAGATGTATTCCTTAACTTCATCGTCACTGAAATCCTCTAATTCCCAATCTTCTTTCAATTTCATAATTGCATACTTAAAAGCGACTTCGTTAATTTTGATAGCGCCAGTTAAATAAGCGACCGATAGCAGAAGGGCGCCTCTAGCCGTAACCACGTACTGCCCCTTATTAACCTTCTCAACAAAACCCATTGATAGAAGTTCTAACATCTTTCTATAAATTGACGCTATGCTTAACCCAGTTACCTTGGATAAGTACGTTAATGACAATGTATTGATACCTTTTTGCATTAAGGCTAATTGAAACATCGAGACGATGAGAGTTTCAAGAATAAGTATATGAATTGAATCTA is a genomic window of Vulcanisaeta souniana JCM 11219 containing:
- the nrfD gene encoding NrfD/PsrC family molybdoenzyme membrane anchor subunit, which translates into the protein MSSPWPVSWTGWGPYMPPGYHLIWGWRIAAAVFLTALGSMTMLLAAVYNVRGKVSRMVKINMTAGWIFILGALAFFVIDLGRPDRAGNIIFIGYPNGRLAQSWMDWGVLFLSGMVIWGIIYLAITYIPSLARAVLGKYIRPTQIVLDYLIMLTGIAATVYTAFLFAAAGGKSYWWNGVLPLLWLSSGLAYGSAFSLLVTRFFEKSVTTAVPVKADGGTSELAHVLHELSWLDLLAEIFEGFGWALFIAVAMANHYLAGLDLYELLFGAYAPMFWGVVISIGIAIPLLLEIALLRVNPLNRTAAVMIAIIFVAVIVGGYTLRYVVIATAYFHTPITPFYNTQPQWGPWWG